A single region of the Montipora capricornis isolate CH-2021 chromosome 13, ASM3666992v2, whole genome shotgun sequence genome encodes:
- the LOC138028813 gene encoding uncharacterized protein has translation MRDVILLTGPDVNKVPRQGKRVWLMDNGFMISGFELQKEWTECVVEACLREAFEEKIPIGVDFEILMPVHSTLVKPTLAPGQSLNGVMVHRVFKEKPIYIRPFQEICDDSICSIKRYRESSPNQEDDFIRHTPKDNEKADITCEQQDYSGNQSAQATQSGHTIQQQQAQAARATQSSHTIQRQQVQAARATQSSHTIQLQQAQPAQANQLGSHHSVATGPTWATQSDPTIQLQEAQIVEPTNNQDDAEDLIPMLYDDDAPKKCVTVHRSTMRKDLIEIFSDPNISNCLLDVNVIDANGHPEDGRGKGVLLDILTEFWQDFFTSLTVGSGEKIPFIRHDLQKPEWETIARILVYGYKTVKYFPLKLSHLFFASCLFGEESITPDFLLASVRQYIAAEDREVLDTCLSDAFDANDKDAIEFLSTFKCFRVPNKDNIRRIIMELAHQKLVQKPRYVLNSWAPIVNSLRCDYTFQTLEGLKELYDSKRPTCSGQSRPVKPNDRVWNI, from the exons ATGAGGGATGTTATATTACTAACTGGCCCTGATGTAAATAAGGTTCCCAGGCAAGGGAAGCGAGTGTGGCTGATGGACAATGGCTTCATGATTTCAGGTTTCGAATTGCAAAAGGAGTGGACCGAGTGTGTGGTTGAGGCTTGTCTACGAGAGGCATTTGAAGAAAAGATTCCAATCGGTGTAGACTTCGAGATTCTCATGCCTGTTCACAGCACTCTCGTCAAACCTACTCTGGCACCAGGGCAAAGCCTGAATGGAGTAATGGTACACAGAGTATTTAAAGAAAAGCCCATATACATCAGACCGTTCCAGGAAATCTGCGATGATAGCATTTGCAGCATCAAGAGATATCGTGAATCCTCTCCCAACCAGGAAGATGATTTCATACGTCATACTCCAAAG GATAATGAAAAAGCTGACATCACCTGTGAACAGCAAGACTATTCAG GAAATCAATCagcacaggcaacccagtcAGGTCACACCATCCAGCAGCAACAAGCCCAGGCTGCACGGGCAACCCAGTCAAGTCACACCATCCAGCGGCAACAAGTCCAGGCTGCACGGGCAACCCAGTCAAGTCACACCATCCAGCTGCAACAGGCCCAGCCTGCACAGGCAAACCAACTCGGTTCACACCATTCAGTTGCAACAGGTCCAACCTGGGCAACCCAGTCAGATCCCACCATCCAACTGCAAGAGGCCCAGATTGTCGAGCCAACTAATAATCAAG ATGATGCTGAAGACTTGATTCCCATGctttatgatgatgatgcacCTAAGAAGTGTGTCACTGTGCATCGAAGTACCATGAGGAAAGACCTTATTGAAATATTCAGTGATCCCAATATTTCAAATTGCCTTCTTGATGTCAATGTCATTGATGCAAATGGCCATCCAGAAGACGGGAGGGGCAAGGGAGTTCTGCTTGACATTCTTACTGAATTCTGGCAGGATTTTTTCACTTCACTCACAGTTGGTAGTGGAGAGAAAATTCCTTTTATCAGGCATGACCTGCAGAAGCCTGAGTGGGAAACTATTGCAAGAATCCTGGTTTATGGTTACAAGACCGTTAAGTACTTCCCTTTGAAACTTTCTCATCTATTCTTCGCATCATGCTTATTTGGAGAAGAGAGCATCACACCAGACTTTCTTCTAGCATCGGTTAGACAGTACATTGCAGCTGAAGACAGAGAGGTCTTGGACACATGTCTCAGTGATGCTTTTGATGCCAACGACAAAGATGCCATTGAATTCCTCTCGACATTCAAGTGCTTCAGGGTGCCCAACAAAGACAACATTCGAAGAATAATCATGGAGTTGGCTCACCAAAAATTGGTTCAGAAACCAAGATATGTATTAAACAGCTGGGCCCCTATTGTAAACTCACTGCGGTGTGATTACACTTTCCAAACCCTTGAAGGTCTCAAGGAACTGTATGACAGCAAGCGTCCAACCTGTTCAGGGCAGAGCCGTCCAGTGAAGCCGAATGACAGAGTCTGgaacatctaa